From the genome of Chionomys nivalis chromosome 19, mChiNiv1.1, whole genome shotgun sequence, one region includes:
- the LOC130890395 gene encoding putative sperm motility kinase W, whose protein sequence is MMASPWDEDILDKEFKILTPLGVGSFGEVKLACHIPTKTQVAVKILSKKSNALGKMNSEVKILQTLEHSNIIHFFHAIDTQSRTYIITEYVAGKDLQMFLSEVGCLKEQEARPIFQQVVSAVHFLHQRRIAHRDIKLENILIDGDGNVKLCDFGMAIHLAKGQMLKKVCGSLHYMAPEMLARKPYDGLAVDMWSLGVVLYAMVTGQYPYAEDTLHGMHRLITNTKYPIFDHLSKPCHITIAQLLMVPTNRRITICQLLKRPWLGPIKKHTTPTTKEILPRLVETMCTMGYNLEDIFSSLRYRQPNEVTATFNILKHKLRCESSFQQTEHPCLKRSHIDAHHPLFSLKRRASEPALAPNREARKRQSKEEGVEGRHKKCQSLMKLNKYSCLELKPFSDVTVPEGDVLMANVIKCTTGDIGDNMNSLDSSPGDLSLSESPLDGRPTLFLNMDFSSKELSLEPNMPNDQPQIGSTSSASRPFTGWKRMRKRISYVLGALLICGMPIPD, encoded by the coding sequence ATGATGGCCAGCCCCTGGGACGAAGACATCCTTGACAAAGAGTTCAAGATCTTAACACCTCTAGGTGTAGGTTCTTTCGGGGAGGTGAAGCTTGCCTGCCACATTCCCACCAAAACACAGGTTGCTGTCAAGATTCTTAGTAAAAAAAGCAATGCTCTGGGTAAGATGAACTCTGAAGTAAAGATCCTTCAGACTTTGGAACACAGTaacatcattcatttttttcacgCCATTGACACACAGTCAAGGACTTATATAATCACAGAGTATGTGGCTGGAAAGGATCTACAGATGTTCCTCAGTGAGGTTGGATGTTTAAAGGAGCAGGAGGCTAGACCCATCTTCCAACAGGTCGTATCAGCGGTGCATTTTCTCCACCAAAGACGCATTGCACATCGCGATATTAAATTGGAGAATATCCTTATTGACGGAGATGGCAACGTCAAGCTTTGTGATTTTGGTATGGCAATTCATCTTGCAAAGGGGCAGATGTTGAAAAAAGTCTGTGGTTCTTTGCACTATATGGCTCCAGAGATGTTGGCAAGGAAACCTTATGATGGGCTGGCTGTTGACATGTGGAGCTTGGGAGTCGTCCTATATGCAATGGTCACAGGACAATATCCATATGCAGAAGACACATTACATGGTATGCACAGGCTCATCACCAACACAAAGTATCCCATCTTCGATCACTTGTCAAAACCCTGTCACATCACCATTGCACAATTACTCATGGTTCCCACCAACAGGAGAATAACAATATGTCAACTTCTGAAAAGACCGTGGCTGGGCCCCATAAAAAAACATACAACACCTACAACTAAAGAAATCCTTCCAAGGCTTGTAGAGACTATGTGCACCATGGGTTATAACTTGGAAGATATTTTTTCATCACTAAGATACAGGCAACCAAATGAAGTAAcagcaacttttaatattctaaaacacAAATTGAGGTGTGAGAGCAGTTTCCAGCAAACTGAGCATCCGTGTTTAAAGAGAAGCCACATAGATGCTCATCACCCTCTATTCTCATTGAAGAGGAGAGCCAGTGAACCAGCCCTTGCACCAAATAGAGAAGCTAGGAAGAGACAATCTAAAGAAGAAGGTGTAGAAGGAAGACACAAGAAATGTCAAAGTCTTATGAAGCTCAACAAATACTCCTGCCTGGAGCTGAAACCCTTTTCAGACGTCACAGTCCCAGAAGGAGATGTCCTGATGGCTAATGTTATCAAGTGTACTACTGGGGACATTGGAGACAACATGAATTCTTTGGACAGCTCGCCTGGTGATCTCTCCTTATCTGAATCACCCTTGGATGGAAGACCCACATTGTTTCTGAACATGGACTTCTCGAGTAAGGAACTATCCCTGGAACCCAATATGCCCAATGACCAGCCTCAGATCGGATCCACAAGCTCTGCATCCAGGCCATTCACGGGCTGGAAACGGATGAGGAAGCGAATTTCGTATGTTCTCGGTGCACTGTTGATCTGTGGCATGCCCATTCCAGACTGA
- the LOC130890394 gene encoding sperm motility kinase-like: MMASPWDDNILDKDFKILTPLGVGSFGEVKLACHIPTKTQVAVKILSKKCNTLDEIKSEVKILETLEHSNIIHFFHVVDTQSKTYIIMEYVAGKDLQMFLSEVGCLKEQEARPIFQQVVSAVHFLHQRRIAHRDIKLENILIDGDGNVKLCDFGMAIQLAEGQKLEELCGSLLYIAPEMLARKPYDGLAVDMWSLGVVLYVMVTGQFPYTEDTLHGMHRLITNTKYPVFDHLSKPCHITIAQLLMVPTKRRITIYQLVRRPWLDSVKTHTTPTTKEILPRLVETMCTMGYNLEDIFSTLRYRQPNNVTATFNILKHKLSSEDSHKQTEHPCLKSSHIDAQHPLFSLKRRASEPALATIREAGKRQSKKEGVEGRCKSCQSLVKLNKYSCLELKPCSEVTVTEGNVLMANVIKCGNGDIGDNMNSVDIWPGDLSLFELHLDGRPTLFLNMDFSTEEPSMEPNIPNDQPEIESTTSASRPFKGWKRMRNEFPMYSMHC; encoded by the coding sequence ATGATGGCCAGCCCCTGGGACGACAACATCCTTGACAAAGATTTCAAGATCTTAACACCTCTAGGTGTAGGTTCTTTCGGGGAGGTGAAGCTTGCCTGCCACATTCCCACCAAAACACAGGTTGCTGTTAAGATCCTTAGTAAAAAATGCAATACTCTGGATGAGATCAAGTCTGAAGTAAAGATCCTTGAGACTTTGGAACACAGTaacatcattcatttttttcacgTCGTTGACACACAATCAAAGACTTATATAATCATGGAGTATGTGGCTGGAAAGGATCTACAGATGTTCCTCAGTGAGGTTGGATGTTTAAAGGAGCAGGAGGCTAGACCCATCTTCCAACAGGTCGTATCAGCCGTGCACTTTCTCCACCAAAGACGCATTGCCCATCGCGATATTAAATTGGAGAATATCCTTATTGACGGAGATGGTAACGTTAAGCTTTGTGATTTTGGTATGGCAATTCAGCTCGCAGAGGGGCAGAAGTTGGAAGAACTCTGTGGGTCCTTGCTCTATATAGCTCCAGAGATGTTGGCAAGGAAACCGTATGATGGACTGGCTGTTGATATGTGGAGCTTAGGAGTCGTCCTATATGTAATGGTCACAGGACAATTTCCATACACAGAAGACACATTACATGGTATGCACAGGCTCATCACCAACACAAAGTATCCTGTCTTTGACCACTTGTCAAAACCCTGTCACATCACCATTGCACAATTACTCATGGTTCCCACTAAGAGGAGAATAACAATCTATCAACTTGTGAGAAGACCATGGCTGGACTCCGTAAAAACCCATACAACACCTACAACTAAAGAAATCCTTCCAAGGCTTGTAGAGACTATGTGCACCATGGGTTATAACTTGGAAGATATTTTTTCAACACTAAGATACAGGCAACCAAATAACGTAAcagcaacttttaatattctaaaacacAAATTGAGCTCTGAGGACAGTCATAAGCAAACTGAGCATCCGTGTTTAAAGAGCAGCCACATAGATGCTCAACACCCTCTATTCTCACTGAAGAGGAGAGCCAGTGAACCAGCCCTGGCAACAATTAGAGAAGCTGGGAAGAGACAATCAAAAAAAGAAGGTgtagaaggaagatgcaagagttGCCAAAGTCTTGTCAAGCTCAACAAATACTCATGCTTGGAGCTGAAGCCCTGTTCAGAAGTCACAGTCACAGAAGGAAATGTCCTGATGGCTAATGTCATTAAGTGTGGTAATGGGGACATTGGAGACAACATGAATTCTGTGGACATCTGGCCTGGTGATCTCTCCTTATTTGAATTACACTTGGATGGAAGACCCACATTGTTTCTGAACATGGACTTCTCGACAGAGGAACCTTCCATGGAACCCAATATTCCCAATGACCAGCCTGAGATCGAATCCACAACCTCTGCATCCAGGCCATTCAAGGGCTGGAAACGGATGAGGAATGAATTTCCCATGTACTCGATGCACTGTTGA